In Castanea sativa cultivar Marrone di Chiusa Pesio chromosome 6, ASM4071231v1, a single window of DNA contains:
- the LOC142638122 gene encoding 4-hydroxybenzoate polyprenyltransferase, mitochondrial-like yields MARYLASGASRMRRLQKSSLSSSSFYLARSIFNPLSSSSPPPPPPTTTTAFYQTPIPNPNYSNPFTPASEIFKFGCGFRSFAHISTSSVKEKNNDEDDDDDRSKKAELAVSSSWIDLYLPKHVRPYALLARLDKPIGTWLLAWPCMWSISLAAIPGHLPDFKMMLLFGCGSLLLRGAGCTINDLIDRNIDIKVERTKLRPVASGLLSPFHGLCFLGFQLLLGLGILLQLNNYSCILGASSLLLVFSYPLMKRFTFWPQAYLGLTFNWGALLGWAAVKGSLDPAIVLPLYISGVFWTLVYDTIYAHQDKEDDLKVGVKSTALKFGDSTKEWITGFGIASISSLALCGYNAGIGWPYYAFLTAASGQLAWQIQTVDLSSRADCNRKFVSNKWFGAIIFSGILFGRFSS; encoded by the exons ATGGCGCGGTATTTGGCGAGTGGAGCATCGCGTATGCGTAGGCTTCAGAAatcctctctttcttcttcttccttctatCTCGCTCGCTCCATCTTCAAtcccttatcttcttcttctcctcctcctcctcctcctactACTACTACTGCCTTTTACCAAACCCCAATCCCTAACCCTAATTATTCCAACCCCTTCACTCCCGCCtctgaaattttcaaattcgGTTGCGGTTTTCGATCCTTTGCCCACATTTCAACAAGTAGCGTCAAGGAAAAGAacaatgatgaagatgatgatgatgatcgaTCCAAGAAGGCAGAGTTGGCGGTGTCTTCTTCGTGGATTGACTTGTATTTGCCGAAACATGTTCGACCTTATGCTCTTCTCGCTCGCCTCGATAAGCCCATTGGGACTTGGCTCCTTGCTTGGCCTTGTATGTG GTCGATTAGCTTGGCCGCAATTCCGGGACATTTGCCTGATTTTAAGATGATGTTGCTGTTTGGTTGTGGATCTTTGCTTCTCAGGGGTGCTGGATGTACCATAAATGACCTCATCGATCGCAACATTGATATAAAG GTGGAACGTACAAAGTTGCGACCAGTTGCAAGTGGTCTTTTGTCACCATTTCATGGGCTTTGTTTTCTTGGGTTTCAGTTGCTTTTGGGTCTTGGGATTCTccttcaattgaataattatag CTGCATTTTGGGGGCTTCATCCTTGTTGCTAGTCTTCTCCTATCCTCTTATGAAGAGGTTTACATTTTGG CCTCAAGCCTATCTAGGTTTAACCTTTAACTGGGGTGCTCTGTTAGGCTGGGCTGCGGTTAAAGGAAGTCTGGATCCAGCTATAGTGCTCCCATTGTACATTTCTGGAGTATTTTGGACTCTTGTGTATGATACGATATATGCACATCAG GATAAAGAAGATGATTTGAAAGTGGGTGTTAAATCTACAGCTTTGAAATTTGGGGATTCAACTAAAGAGTGGATTACTGGGTTTGGAATAGCATCCATCAGTAGTCTTGCCCTCTGTGGATATAATGCTGGGATTG GGTGGCCATATTATGCATTCCTGACAGCTGCATCTGGACAATTAGCTTGGCAGATACAGACGGTTGACCTATCATCACGTGCTGATTGCAATAGGAA ATTTGTTTCCAACAAGTGGTTTGGTGCTATTATTTTCAGTGGGATCTTATTTGGAAGATTTTCATCATAG
- the LOC142640676 gene encoding glycine-rich RNA-binding protein RZ1C-like isoform X1, translating to MAGKEENRIFVGGLSWNVTERQLHHAFDRFGKIVECQIMLERDTGRPRGFGFITFADRRGMEDAIRDMHGRELGDRVISVNKAQPKMGEDLDHGYRGGGYSSSGRGSYGGGDRSTGQDDCFKCGRPGHWARDCPLTGGDRGGGGGSFSSRSRFGGAGGRGDRFGGERDRYMDDRYDGGRYGDRDRFDSRDNKYGSRDRHVGDRYVPGGNRIASDRYGGSDRYPQNGYGKDRAYDRDGGPRGGGDRYGSGGPARNEGRSYRNRPGPYDRPDRAGRPSSIDRY from the exons atggCTGGGAAGGAAGAGAACCGAATATTTGTTGGAGGTTTGTCGTGGAACGTCACGGAGCGACAGCTCCACCACGCTTTCGATCGCTTCGGCAAAATCGTTGAATGTCAG ATCATGTTGGAAAGAGATACAGGCCGCCCACGTGGATTTGGGTTCATTACGTTTGCAGATCGTCGGGGAATGGAAGATGCAATCAGGGATATGCATGGACGGGAGCTTGGGGATCGGGTTATCTCAGTGAATAAGGCCCAGCCCAAAATGGGGGAGGATTTAGACCATGGCTATAGGGGAGGAGGCTACTCATCTAGTGGCAGGGGAAGCTATGGAGGAGGAGATAGGTCTACTGGGCAAGATGATTGTTTCAAGTGTGGGCGCCCAGGTCATTGGGCGAGGGACTGCCCTTTAACAGGTGGTGACCGCGGTGGGGGTGGAGGTTCATTTTCTTCGCGTTCTAGGTTTGGAGGGGCTGGTGGCCGTGGGGATCGTTTTGGGGGAGAACGTGATCGCTATATGGATGACCGTTATGATGGAGGTCGCTATGGAGATAGGGATCGTTTTGACAGCAGAGACAACAAATATGGCAGCCGTGATCGCCATGTTGGTGACAG GTATGTGCCTGGTGGAAACCGCATTGCGAGTGATAGGTATGGTGGTTCAGATCGTTATCCCCAGAATGGTTATGGCAAGGACAGAGCCTATGATAGGGATGGTGGCCCACGAGGGGGTGGCGATAGGTATGGAAGTGGAGGACCAGCACGGAATGAGGGAAGAAGTTACAGGAACAGGCCGGGTCCTTATGATCGCCCTGACAGGGCTGGGCGCCCTTCTTCCATTGACCGCTACTAA
- the LOC142640676 gene encoding glycine-rich RNA-binding protein RZ1C-like isoform X2, with protein sequence MLERDTGRPRGFGFITFADRRGMEDAIRDMHGRELGDRVISVNKAQPKMGEDLDHGYRGGGYSSSGRGSYGGGDRSTGQDDCFKCGRPGHWARDCPLTGGDRGGGGGSFSSRSRFGGAGGRGDRFGGERDRYMDDRYDGGRYGDRDRFDSRDNKYGSRDRHVGDRYVPGGNRIASDRYGGSDRYPQNGYGKDRAYDRDGGPRGGGDRYGSGGPARNEGRSYRNRPGPYDRPDRAGRPSSIDRY encoded by the exons ATGTTGGAAAGAGATACAGGCCGCCCACGTGGATTTGGGTTCATTACGTTTGCAGATCGTCGGGGAATGGAAGATGCAATCAGGGATATGCATGGACGGGAGCTTGGGGATCGGGTTATCTCAGTGAATAAGGCCCAGCCCAAAATGGGGGAGGATTTAGACCATGGCTATAGGGGAGGAGGCTACTCATCTAGTGGCAGGGGAAGCTATGGAGGAGGAGATAGGTCTACTGGGCAAGATGATTGTTTCAAGTGTGGGCGCCCAGGTCATTGGGCGAGGGACTGCCCTTTAACAGGTGGTGACCGCGGTGGGGGTGGAGGTTCATTTTCTTCGCGTTCTAGGTTTGGAGGGGCTGGTGGCCGTGGGGATCGTTTTGGGGGAGAACGTGATCGCTATATGGATGACCGTTATGATGGAGGTCGCTATGGAGATAGGGATCGTTTTGACAGCAGAGACAACAAATATGGCAGCCGTGATCGCCATGTTGGTGACAG GTATGTGCCTGGTGGAAACCGCATTGCGAGTGATAGGTATGGTGGTTCAGATCGTTATCCCCAGAATGGTTATGGCAAGGACAGAGCCTATGATAGGGATGGTGGCCCACGAGGGGGTGGCGATAGGTATGGAAGTGGAGGACCAGCACGGAATGAGGGAAGAAGTTACAGGAACAGGCCGGGTCCTTATGATCGCCCTGACAGGGCTGGGCGCCCTTCTTCCATTGACCGCTACTAA